One Campylobacter pinnipediorum subsp. caledonicus genomic window carries:
- a CDS encoding flagellar hook protein FlgE, which yields MIRGFYNGVAGIKTQSFGIDVWANNISNINNVGFKASLPEFKSIFYQSMVSAGNNPTTDQVGLGATKQTTALDMRMGSFKNTENKFDMAIHGDGFFGVRDRHGDVYYTRAGNFDVDADGNLVDPMGKFVQGTMANLKTATPSKNALKQYDSTKDINKAFSIDEKEVLELENENAQTNIKLPHFLYQQAKATKNVDIKGNLDATRKFENVKVDLKQDSYKHEIKADEKTISISGNINNSPSVNKYKKGDSIIIKIKDGDKLSELSTQVNEDGSWELKDYKLDYMDLKKVEVSAQLLTNQEVANVQKMSTDIFNDDGTKSLLSLRYTKQIPQQNDKTVWDIEATITDEQNNIVETKKGMLTFGPKGTLVETTLTEIGGVNINFAQQEPQNDKNNTNNNANDDKDKQQGIYKGLTTFHSKAVTDIKKDGFIEGLLKSYEVVNNGTIMANFNNGQMFPIAKVALYHFQNDQGLAKMGDNIYTKTSNSGEPFFYKSKNGATILGTNIASNTLEISNVDLGQALTEMIVMQKAYDASSKSITTSDQMIQTAIQMKR from the coding sequence ATGATAAGAGGATTTTACAACGGAGTTGCTGGAATCAAAACACAAAGTTTTGGTATAGATGTTTGGGCAAATAATATATCAAACATAAATAATGTAGGCTTTAAGGCATCTTTGCCTGAGTTTAAAAGCATATTTTATCAAAGCATGGTATCGGCTGGAAATAATCCTACAACGGATCAGGTAGGGCTTGGAGCAACAAAACAGACAACAGCTCTTGATATGAGAATGGGTAGTTTTAAAAACACAGAAAATAAATTTGATATGGCTATTCACGGTGATGGTTTTTTTGGTGTGAGAGATAGACACGGAGATGTGTATTATACTCGTGCCGGAAACTTTGATGTTGATGCTGATGGAAATTTAGTTGATCCTATGGGTAAGTTTGTGCAAGGAACTATGGCAAACTTAAAAACAGCAACACCAAGCAAAAACGCACTAAAACAATATGATTCAACAAAAGATATAAATAAAGCATTTAGTATAGATGAAAAAGAGGTCTTAGAGCTTGAAAATGAAAACGCTCAAACAAATATAAAGCTTCCACATTTTTTATATCAACAAGCAAAAGCAACAAAAAATGTAGACATAAAAGGCAACCTTGATGCTACAAGAAAATTTGAAAATGTCAAAGTTGATTTGAAACAAGATTCATACAAACATGAAATAAAAGCAGATGAAAAAACAATAAGCATAAGTGGAAACATAAACAACAGTCCAAGTGTAAATAAATACAAAAAAGGCGATAGTATAATTATAAAAATAAAAGATGGGGATAAACTTAGTGAACTATCAACACAGGTAAATGAAGATGGAAGCTGGGAGTTAAAAGATTATAAATTAGATTATATGGACCTAAAAAAGGTTGAGGTTTCAGCACAACTTTTAACAAATCAAGAAGTTGCAAATGTCCAAAAAATGAGTACGGATATATTTAACGACGATGGCACAAAAAGCCTACTATCACTAAGATACACAAAACAAATTCCTCAACAAAATGATAAAACAGTATGGGATATAGAGGCTACAATAACAGATGAACAAAATAATATAGTTGAAACAAAAAAAGGAATGCTTACTTTTGGACCAAAAGGAACATTAGTAGAAACAACCTTAACAGAAATTGGCGGGGTAAATATAAATTTCGCACAACAAGAGCCACAAAATGATAAAAACAATACAAATAATAATGCCAATGATGATAAAGATAAACAACAAGGGATATATAAAGGTTTAACCACATTTCACAGCAAAGCCGTAACAGATATAAAAAAAGATGGCTTTATAGAAGGATTATTGAAAAGCTATGAGGTTGTAAACAACGGCACGATAATGGCAAATTTTAATAACGGTCAAATGTTTCCTATAGCAAAAGTTGCGCTTTATCATTTTCAAAACGACCAAGGTCTTGCAAAAATGGGCGATAATATATATACAAAAACATCAAACTCAGGAGAGCCATTTTTCTATAAGAGCAAAAATGGAGCAACAATACTTGGAACAAATATCGCATCAAACACACTTGAAATAAGCAATGTAGATCTAGGCCAAGCGCTAACAGAAATGATAGTTATGCAAAAAGCTTACGATGCTAGTTCAAAAAGCATAACAACAAGCGATCAAATGATACAAACCGCAATACAAATGAAACGGTAA
- a CDS encoding flagellar basal body rod modification protein yields MASITDTNLEFTADKRTKKLQDIKNQKADGTNPSAHLDKDAFMKLLLTELKYQDPTSPMDTEKMLTQTSQLATLEMQENTNSAMKELVSQLKSNSSMYALSALGKMANLGTDRISVNEETQTLDIPLYFEDKVKSGVVEILDSNSNVIKKISLEKMPAGTHSIKWDLSTDTGGVAKPGSYEVKASYKDSRKKSHTAIYGTYPVEAVKFIDGKANVKIGGEYKPVEEVSEFFES; encoded by the coding sequence ATGGCAAGTATAACAGATACAAATTTAGAATTTACAGCAGATAAAAGAACAAAAAAACTTCAAGATATAAAAAATCAAAAAGCGGATGGAACAAATCCATCGGCACACCTTGACAAAGATGCATTTATGAAACTGCTTTTAACGGAACTTAAATATCAAGATCCAACATCGCCTATGGACACAGAAAAAATGCTAACCCAAACAAGTCAGCTGGCTACACTTGAAATGCAAGAAAATACAAATTCAGCCATGAAAGAACTTGTATCACAACTTAAATCAAACTCAAGCATGTATGCTCTATCCGCACTTGGAAAGATGGCAAATCTAGGCACAGATAGAATTTCAGTAAACGAAGAAACTCAAACCCTAGATATACCTCTTTATTTTGAAGATAAAGTAAAATCTGGTGTAGTTGAAATACTTGATTCAAACTCAAATGTAATAAAAAAAATTAGTTTAGAAAAAATGCCAGCTGGAACACATAGTATAAAATGGGATTTATCAACGGACACAGGAGGGGTTGCAAAACCAGGAAGCTATGAAGTAAAGGCTAGTTATAAAGACTCAAGAAAAAAATCCCATACTGCCATTTATGGAACATATCCAGTAGAAGCTGTTAAGTTTATAGATGGTAAGGCAAATGTAAAAATTGGTGGCGAGTATAAGCCAGTAGAAGAAGTATCTGAATTTTTTGAAAGTTAA
- a CDS encoding HAD family hydrolase — protein MKVVIFDMDGTVIDSSTAIEKTINGIRKDMGLDELAKAYITKVINEPGRNLAFDLYGIQTPSTSLKKGFEAEFEKNYDLYATTYNGVKELLQKCKDNDYKIVLASNAPEKTLSKILEKNEILHFFDEVIGASKDVPEKPDPTMLHLAIDKTGATKAVFVGDSLKDKMAADNAKIDYIQVNWGFGVAIESKYSADTTDQAWQLIEKI, from the coding sequence ATGAAAGTTGTTATTTTTGATATGGATGGAACTGTCATAGACAGCTCAACGGCGATAGAAAAAACCATAAATGGTATAAGAAAAGATATGGGGCTAGATGAACTTGCAAAAGCTTATATAACAAAAGTTATAAATGAACCTGGCAGAAATTTAGCATTTGATCTTTATGGCATACAAACACCAAGCACATCTTTAAAAAAGGGTTTTGAAGCTGAGTTTGAAAAAAACTACGACTTATATGCAACGACATATAATGGCGTAAAAGAGCTTTTACAAAAGTGTAAAGATAATGATTATAAAATAGTCCTAGCTTCAAATGCACCAGAAAAAACACTAAGCAAAATTCTTGAAAAAAACGAAATACTACATTTTTTTGATGAAGTAATAGGAGCAAGTAAAGATGTGCCAGAAAAACCAGATCCAACTATGTTACATCTTGCTATAGATAAAACAGGTGCGACAAAAGCTGTATTTGTTGGAGATAGCTTAAAAGATAAAATGGCTGCTGATAATGCAAAGATAGATTATATACAGGTAAATTGGGGATTTGGGGTAGCTATAGAAAGCAAATATAGTGCAGATACCACAGACCAAGCTTGGCAGCTAATAGAAAAAATTTAA
- the fliL gene encoding flagellar basal body-associated protein FliL produces MADEEKEVKEETKKSGKGLIIAIIGVVIVLLLAIGGVIIFLLSGDDENTQMQQQVSQTAPKSRMPGKRSSDYMNMGPIYPLDQFIVNLLSENGSRFLKTKIDLEQSNESLMAELDKKKALLRDIIIRTLSSKTFEEVSTAKGKDKLKDEIVGKINEVLSDGYIKNIYFTDFVVQ; encoded by the coding sequence ATGGCAGATGAAGAAAAAGAAGTAAAAGAAGAAACCAAAAAAAGTGGCAAAGGGCTTATTATAGCAATTATAGGTGTAGTTATTGTTTTATTACTAGCTATAGGTGGTGTTATAATATTTTTATTATCAGGAGATGATGAAAACACACAAATGCAGCAACAAGTCTCTCAAACAGCACCAAAATCAAGAATGCCAGGCAAAAGAAGTAGCGACTATATGAATATGGGACCTATTTATCCACTTGATCAATTCATAGTGAATTTACTAAGTGAGAACGGCTCAAGATTTTTAAAAACAAAAATAGACTTAGAGCAAAGCAATGAATCACTTATGGCAGAATTAGACAAGAAAAAAGCACTTTTAAGAGATATTATCATACGAACTCTATCATCAAAGACATTTGAAGAAGTAAGCACAGCAAAAGGCAAAGACAAACTAAAAGATGAGATAGTAGGTAAGATAAATGAAGTTTTAAGTGATGGCTATATCAAAAACATATATTTTACTGATTTTGTGGTGCAATGA
- the hemA gene encoding glutamyl-tRNA reductase yields the protein MHYLSISFTHKNTDISVREKLAFNTPEKKLQILKLIKTDKDINEAMVISTCNRVEVLSFSNEPKTSSSHIIKCMAIASGVFEDELFERADVFEDSGALHHLFSVASSLDSLVVGETQIMGQIKNDFKFALENQFCGEHINKAVDYAKICAAKVRNDTQISNNPISVSSVAVAKAKEIFTTLQGKTALIIGAGEMCELAAKHLISNGAKVLILNRSSERVENLVGRLGEMADWDTILKLKEYVNKSDLIFSGTSAPNPIITDETIQPTTFHRYFFDIAVPRDIDIKNKSELIDIYSVDDLKEIVKQNLALREEQAQLAYSIVGNSTYEFLKAQKTSLSTPIIKAIRQQAKECAEKELQKAIKKGYLKNSDQEEAYKLINQVLNSFLHPMTINLKQIGETKNALDITKSMKYIFDIKEDKQQ from the coding sequence ATGCATTATTTAAGTATTAGTTTTACACATAAAAATACAGATATTTCTGTTCGTGAAAAGTTAGCATTTAATACACCAGAAAAAAAATTGCAAATTTTAAAACTAATCAAAACAGACAAAGATATAAATGAAGCTATGGTTATAAGCACCTGTAATAGGGTGGAAGTTTTGTCATTTAGCAATGAGCCAAAAACATCATCATCTCATATAATAAAATGTATGGCGATAGCATCTGGTGTATTTGAAGATGAGCTTTTTGAAAGGGCTGATGTCTTTGAAGATAGCGGTGCCTTACACCATCTTTTTTCTGTAGCTAGCTCTCTTGATAGCCTAGTGGTTGGCGAAACGCAGATAATGGGGCAGATAAAAAATGATTTTAAATTTGCTCTTGAAAATCAGTTTTGTGGCGAACATATAAACAAGGCTGTTGATTATGCAAAAATATGTGCAGCAAAAGTAAGAAACGATACTCAAATTTCAAACAATCCGATCTCAGTATCAAGTGTAGCTGTAGCAAAAGCAAAAGAAATTTTTACAACCCTACAAGGCAAAACAGCTCTGATTATCGGGGCTGGAGAGATGTGTGAGCTGGCTGCTAAACACCTGATATCAAATGGAGCCAAAGTTCTTATCCTAAATAGAAGCTCGGAAAGAGTAGAAAACTTAGTAGGTAGATTAGGAGAGATGGCTGATTGGGATACGATTTTAAAGCTCAAAGAGTATGTAAACAAATCTGACCTTATCTTTTCAGGAACTTCTGCGCCAAACCCTATAATAACAGATGAAACAATACAACCAACAACATTTCACAGATACTTTTTTGATATAGCCGTTCCAAGAGATATAGATATAAAAAATAAAAGTGAGCTTATAGATATATACTCTGTTGATGACCTTAAAGAGATAGTAAAACAAAACCTGGCACTACGAGAAGAACAAGCTCAACTAGCCTACTCTATCGTAGGAAACAGCACATATGAGTTTTTAAAAGCTCAAAAAACAAGCCTTAGCACGCCGATCATAAAAGCTATAAGACAACAAGCAAAGGAGTGTGCCGAAAAAGAGTTACAAAAAGCCATAAAAAAAGGCTATCTAAAAAACTCAGATCAAGAAGAGGCATACAAACTAATAAATCAAGTCCTAAACTCTTTTTTACACCCTATGACTATAAATTTAAAGCAAATAGGCGAAACAAAGAATGCACTTGACATAACAAAATCAATGAAATATATTTTTGACATCAAAGAGGATAAACAACAATGA
- the hemC gene encoding hydroxymethylbilane synthase has translation MKTIKIATRKSILAMWQSEHIKQKLITQHKDLDVELVGMTTKGDVILDTPLAKIGGKGLFTKELEISMLNGDTHIAVHSLKDVPVEFPDGLVLAATCSREDVRDALISEKYKHISELPIGAKIGTTSLRRRMQLLLLRPDLKIFSLRGNVQTRLKKLKDGEFDAIILAKAGANRLNLQNDVRYITPFELDEMIPSMGQGALGIEAVNKKEIIQKIDFLNDEKTIIETKIERDFVATLQGGCQVPIGINASLQNDTIDIRAIVGMPDASKYIKDSIKVSKSEYKDIGTILANEFIKKGAKEILKQAEIMGNQI, from the coding sequence ATGAAAACGATCAAAATTGCTACTAGAAAAAGCATACTGGCGATGTGGCAAAGCGAACACATCAAGCAAAAACTTATAACACAGCATAAAGATTTAGATGTTGAGCTTGTAGGCATGACAACCAAAGGCGATGTTATCTTAGACACCCCTCTTGCAAAAATAGGAGGAAAAGGACTTTTTACAAAAGAGCTTGAGATTAGTATGCTAAACGGAGATACACACATAGCAGTTCATAGTCTAAAAGATGTTCCGGTTGAGTTTCCTGATGGACTTGTGTTGGCAGCTACTTGCTCCCGCGAAGATGTAAGAGATGCTCTTATATCTGAAAAATATAAACATATAAGCGAACTTCCAATAGGCGCAAAAATAGGCACAACAAGCCTAAGAAGAAGAATGCAACTTTTACTGCTAAGACCTGATTTAAAGATATTTTCTCTTCGCGGAAATGTCCAAACAAGACTTAAAAAGCTAAAAGATGGCGAATTTGATGCTATCATCTTAGCAAAAGCAGGGGCAAATAGACTAAACTTACAAAACGATGTTAGATATATAACGCCTTTTGAATTAGATGAGATGATACCATCTATGGGACAAGGCGCATTAGGCATAGAGGCTGTAAACAAAAAAGAGATAATACAAAAGATTGATTTTTTAAATGATGAAAAAACCATCATAGAAACAAAAATAGAGCGTGATTTTGTAGCAACACTTCAAGGTGGATGCCAAGTCCCTATAGGCATAAACGCCTCATTACAAAATGACACGATAGATATAAGAGCTATAGTTGGTATGCCTGATGCAAGTAAATACATAAAAGACAGTATAAAAGTAAGCAAGAGCGAGTATAAAGATATAGGCACTATACTGGCAAATGAATTTATAAAAAAAGGTGCAAAAGAGATATTAAAACAAGCTGAAATTATGGGCAATCAAATTTAA
- a CDS encoding FxsA family protein: protein MLIRIKSSLFIPYIIAETVFTVIYISNYGFLSLVGEVFLSAIIGFLFIFNIGFFNLTSKINMIKPSDIFSSIGIGIGGFLLFLPGLISDTFGIIVITISLIYKLVKKPDYKQNEHDFRYDRYDNEEEIIDVEVIDDTHHIR, encoded by the coding sequence ATGCTAATTAGAATTAAAAGCTCACTTTTTATACCATATATAATCGCAGAAACAGTATTTACGGTTATTTATATAAGCAATTATGGTTTTTTATCATTAGTTGGCGAAGTATTTTTAAGTGCTATAATTGGTTTTTTATTTATATTTAACATAGGTTTTTTCAACCTAACATCTAAGATAAATATGATAAAACCAAGCGATATTTTTAGCTCTATTGGTATAGGCATAGGAGGATTTTTGCTATTTTTACCAGGACTTATAAGCGATACTTTTGGAATTATAGTTATAACAATAAGTCTTATTTACAAGCTAGTAAAAAAACCTGATTATAAACAAAATGAACACGATTTTAGATATGATAGATATGATAACGAAGAAGAGATTATAGATGTTGAAGTTATTGATGACACTCATCACATTCGCTAG
- a CDS encoding proline--tRNA ligase has product MRFSKFYAPTTKEAPKDATLPSHIFLVRGGFVEQNGSGLYNFLPLGKIMLEKIKSVVKEEMDKSGALQVDFSVVTSSELWKQSGRFDVFGKELLRFKDRKENDFVISPTNEESAVCMVRGKVTSYKQLPLNIYQINTKFRDEARPRFGILRGREFVMKDAYSFHSNTDDLKREFDLMEQTYSAIFTKLGLNFRAVQADSGAIGGSGSKEFMVLTQNGEDDIVYCEHCDYAANIEVATRAAKTTDKPQPEADASKFFTPDTKTIKDVAEFFKIDEYYTIKAVIKKAIFEKESKIVVFFIRGNDELQETKAQNAAKALELTDATEEEISQAGLIAGFCGPVGLNKVEFFIDNELKDSKQMICGANEKDYHFVGVNITNFNEDRFKDLSQVNEGDRCPKCGGKLKISKGIEVGHIFQLGDKYSSAMNATFLDENGKARPFIMGCYGIGVSRLIAVMVEASHDDKGCIWKKECAPFDGMIVISNLKDENCVNYATKLYEQAKNIGINVMLDDRNERFGVKMNDYELLGFPYAIIVGKSLADDEVELIQRDGLIKTKIKASQALDELKNRLC; this is encoded by the coding sequence ATGAGATTTTCTAAATTTTACGCACCAACAACAAAAGAAGCACCAAAAGATGCAACACTGCCAAGCCATATATTTTTAGTAAGAGGTGGATTTGTAGAACAAAACGGATCTGGTCTTTACAACTTCTTGCCACTTGGAAAAATTATGCTTGAAAAGATAAAAAGCGTAGTAAAAGAAGAAATGGACAAAAGCGGCGCTTTGCAGGTTGATTTTAGCGTTGTAACATCATCAGAACTTTGGAAACAAAGTGGTCGTTTTGATGTTTTTGGAAAAGAGCTTTTAAGATTTAAAGATAGAAAAGAAAATGACTTTGTTATAAGCCCTACAAATGAAGAAAGTGCTGTTTGCATGGTTCGTGGTAAAGTTACAAGCTACAAACAACTACCACTAAACATATATCAAATAAATACAAAATTCAGAGATGAAGCAAGACCTAGATTTGGAATTTTAAGAGGTCGTGAGTTTGTGATGAAAGATGCTTACAGCTTTCATTCAAACACAGATGATTTAAAAAGAGAATTTGACTTAATGGAACAAACCTACTCAGCTATCTTTACAAAACTTGGTCTAAATTTCAGAGCAGTTCAAGCAGATAGCGGAGCTATAGGCGGAAGTGGCAGTAAAGAGTTTATGGTGCTTACACAAAACGGCGAAGATGACATAGTTTATTGTGAACATTGTGATTATGCGGCAAATATAGAAGTAGCGACAAGAGCTGCAAAAACGACAGATAAGCCACAACCAGAAGCAGATGCTTCTAAGTTTTTCACACCAGATACAAAAACAATAAAAGATGTAGCCGAGTTTTTCAAGATAGATGAATACTACACAATAAAAGCCGTTATAAAAAAAGCCATATTTGAAAAAGAGTCAAAAATAGTTGTATTTTTTATCCGTGGTAATGATGAGCTTCAAGAGACAAAAGCACAAAATGCAGCAAAAGCCTTGGAGCTAACAGACGCAACAGAAGAAGAGATATCGCAAGCTGGTCTTATAGCCGGTTTTTGTGGTCCGGTTGGGCTAAATAAAGTTGAGTTTTTTATAGACAATGAGCTAAAAGATAGCAAACAAATGATATGCGGAGCCAATGAAAAAGACTATCATTTTGTTGGTGTAAATATAACAAATTTCAACGAAGATAGATTTAAAGACTTAAGTCAAGTAAATGAAGGCGACAGATGTCCAAAATGCGGCGGTAAGCTAAAAATAAGCAAAGGCATAGAAGTAGGACATATTTTCCAACTAGGCGATAAATACTCAAGTGCTATGAATGCTACATTCTTAGATGAAAATGGCAAAGCAAGGCCATTTATAATGGGTTGTTATGGCATAGGTGTAAGTAGACTTATAGCTGTTATGGTAGAGGCAAGCCACGATGATAAAGGATGTATCTGGAAAAAAGAGTGCGCTCCTTTTGATGGTATGATAGTTATATCAAATCTAAAAGATGAAAACTGTGTAAATTATGCAACAAAGCTTTATGAGCAAGCAAAAAATATCGGAATAAATGTAATGCTTGATGATAGAAACGAGCGATTTGGTGTAAAAATGAATGATTATGAGCTACTAGGTTTTCCTTATGCTATCATAGTTGGAAAATCACTAGCAGATGATGAAGTAGAACTTATCCAAAGAGATGGGCTTATAAAGACAAAAATCAAAGCAAGCCAAGCACTAGATGAGCTAAAAAATAGACTATGCTAA
- the acpS gene encoding holo-ACP synthase: protein MIGVDIISIDRISKLNERFKDNFLRRFLSEHEISIAKNDASIAGLWAAKEAASKALGVGIGTECSFFDIIITKDKKNAPIIDFSDKVKKSFGIKNSALSISHDGGFAIAVVVVQTLDKP, encoded by the coding sequence ATGATAGGTGTAGATATCATATCTATAGATAGAATTTCAAAGCTTAACGAGCGTTTTAAAGATAATTTTCTAAGACGCTTTTTAAGCGAACACGAGATATCTATAGCAAAAAATGATGCAAGTATAGCTGGTCTTTGGGCAGCAAAAGAAGCGGCAAGTAAAGCCTTGGGTGTAGGCATAGGTACTGAGTGTAGCTTTTTTGATATCATCATCACAAAAGATAAAAAAAACGCACCCATTATAGACTTTAGCGATAAAGTCAAAAAAAGCTTTGGCATAAAAAACTCAGCCCTTAGTATAAGCCACGATGGTGGTTTTGCTATAGCGGTTGTTGTAGTGCAAACATTAGA
- a CDS encoding polyprenyl synthetase family protein encodes MDMIDKIMLDYIKELDYKLATDMFENISSGKKLRSKLLLKIAGENKNTYRLCAIIELIHLASLLHDDVIDKADTRRGKPSINYLFGTQNSVMLGDILYSKGFHELSKFGKEISSIISDAVCKLSIGELMDVNLSKEFNCDKEAYNKMIYYKTAILIQATACCGAILAGLSQNEFEIYGKNLGLAFQIIDDVLDITQDSKTLGKPNLSDYKEGKTTLPYIYLYESLDEKEKEILKSFHAKELDESQIKWIKDRFEKYNIIQKTINEAKELGIEAIKAIKDHSNSELESIIKSMIDRDY; translated from the coding sequence ATGGATATGATAGATAAGATAATGCTTGATTATATAAAGGAGCTTGATTATAAACTTGCCACCGATATGTTTGAAAATATCAGCTCAGGTAAAAAACTTCGCTCAAAACTACTGCTAAAAATAGCTGGAGAAAATAAAAATACATATAGATTGTGTGCGATAATTGAGCTTATCCATCTAGCTAGTTTATTGCATGATGATGTGATAGATAAAGCCGATACAAGAAGAGGAAAACCGAGCATAAACTATCTATTTGGCACACAAAACTCAGTAATGCTTGGAGATATTTTATATTCAAAAGGTTTTCACGAACTAAGCAAATTTGGAAAAGAGATATCATCTATCATATCAGACGCTGTTTGCAAACTAAGCATAGGCGAACTTATGGATGTAAATTTAAGCAAAGAATTTAACTGTGACAAAGAAGCTTATAATAAAATGATATATTACAAAACAGCTATACTTATACAAGCCACGGCTTGCTGTGGTGCGATACTAGCTGGGCTTTCACAAAATGAGTTTGAAATTTATGGTAAAAACCTAGGTCTTGCATTTCAAATAATAGATGATGTTTTAGATATTACACAAGATAGCAAGACTTTAGGAAAACCGAATTTGAGCGATTATAAAGAGGGAAAAACAACTCTTCCTTATATATATCTTTATGAAAGTTTAGATGAAAAAGAGAAAGAAATTTTAAAAAGTTTTCATGCAAAAGAGTTAGATGAAAGCCAAATAAAATGGATAAAAGATAGATTTGAGAAATACAATATAATACAAAAAACTATAAACGAAGCAAAAGAACTTGGAATCGAGGCTATAAAAGCGATTAAAGATCATTCAAACTCAGAGCTTGAAAGCATTATAAAAAGTATGATCGACAGGGATTACTAA
- a CDS encoding flagellar hook-length control protein FliK, with protein MQTFNTKNQVDIFTNTNKKSPNSTKKDKSDNNEFLNMVLSAASKKADKGEKLSEKDVKDIAKSVSMKNETDKQIKKENNIKISQDLENKLDDDTKNELYENANFMQLLQVLEILNGGEKVSKFPNFTDKIANFLNKISNVEELSNIKSVNELIELANKFDLGLDKIKITQGNVDELKNMFENLGKKDFFKPVIPINLDIKNQVEQTIQQVTKNTQNPIGLNEVLKEISKPINESLKTETLKQSTQDDKKSESMLDNDLKEEINLTPKTNEMIAKDTKNQKINLQTLLYPEKEQQSGQEDSIIQTTQKDDQNDLNAIVKDIVKTANNQINHKLAVKETFSNFSQNLADQIQNYKAPFTKFNITLNPLNLGEVEITMVNRGNNLHINFNSNTNTMNIFLQNQAEFKNSLVNMGFTELEMNFSDQQNKQEQGQKKYKQMAQGESDEATNEQVLLELVMPIYI; from the coding sequence ATGCAAACATTTAACACAAAAAATCAGGTTGATATTTTTACAAATACAAACAAAAAAAGCCCAAATAGCACCAAAAAAGACAAAAGCGATAATAATGAATTTTTAAATATGGTTTTAAGTGCTGCATCTAAAAAAGCAGACAAAGGCGAAAAACTAAGCGAAAAAGATGTAAAAGATATAGCAAAATCGGTAAGCATGAAAAACGAAACAGACAAACAGATAAAAAAAGAAAATAATATAAAAATTTCACAAGATTTAGAAAACAAACTTGATGATGATACAAAAAATGAGTTGTATGAAAATGCAAATTTTATGCAACTTTTACAAGTTTTAGAAATTTTAAATGGTGGAGAAAAGGTTAGTAAGTTTCCAAATTTCACAGACAAAATAGCAAATTTTTTAAATAAAATATCAAACGTTGAAGAATTAAGCAATATAAAAAGTGTCAATGAGCTTATAGAACTTGCAAACAAATTTGACCTTGGACTTGATAAGATAAAAATCACACAGGGTAATGTTGATGAGCTAAAAAATATGTTTGAAAACCTAGGTAAAAAAGACTTTTTCAAACCAGTAATACCTATAAATCTAGATATAAAAAATCAGGTAGAGCAAACCATACAACAAGTTACAAAAAATACACAAAATCCTATCGGATTGAACGAAGTCCTAAAAGAGATTTCAAAGCCTATAAACGAATCTTTAAAAACAGAAACACTAAAACAATCGACACAAGATGATAAAAAAAGTGAAAGTATGCTAGATAATGATTTAAAAGAGGAGATAAACCTAACTCCAAAAACAAATGAAATGATCGCAAAAGATACAAAAAATCAAAAGATAAATTTACAAACACTATTATATCCTGAAAAAGAACAACAATCAGGCCAAGAAGATAGCATAATTCAAACAACACAAAAAGATGATCAAAATGATCTTAATGCAATAGTAAAAGATATAGTAAAAACAGCAAACAATCAGATAAATCACAAACTAGCAGTAAAGGAGACTTTTAGTAATTTTTCACAAAATTTAGCAGATCAGATACAAAATTATAAAGCACCTTTTACTAAATTCAACATAACTCTAAATCCTCTAAATTTAGGGGAAGTTGAAATAACAATGGTAAACAGAGGGAATAACCTGCATATAAACTTTAACTCAAATACAAACACAATGAATATATTTTTACAAAATCAAGCAGAGTTTAAAAATAGTCTTGTAAATATGGGCTTTACAGAACTTGAAATGAATTTTTCAGACCAACAAAACAAACAAGAACAAGGACAAAAAAAATACAAACAAATGGCTCAAGGCGAAAGCGATGAAGCAACAAATGAACAAGTATTATTAGAACTTGTAATGCCGATATATATATAA